Proteins co-encoded in one Periophthalmus magnuspinnatus isolate fPerMag1 chromosome 20, fPerMag1.2.pri, whole genome shotgun sequence genomic window:
- the agtr1b gene encoding type-1 angiotensin II receptor gives MKNVTSGAESDGINLTCGLSGNHDFIFTMVPIVYGCNFIIGIVGNSMVVAVIYCYMKLKTVAHIFVLNLAISDLTFLITLPMWATMTATGYQWPFGAFLCKAAAALASFNLYTSIFFLTALSIDRYLAIVHPVSSRRFRTVLYARITCVLIWLFALLLSVPIALTRDIHNINNGNLTVCAILHTTKDNVQSLEQVLLANSLMKTLLGFLIPFIIIITCYCLIGRALLGARHIQKSSQSRDDEVLRMLAAAVLAFFVCWVPHQIFHFMQLLTQLKKTDCRILEIIDTAMPFTICIAYFNSCVNPIVYGFVGRNFRKNLVRLLHCAPASVRGAHPSISSKMSALSFRASEALSLTVKNKSSSDIK, from the coding sequence ATGAAGAACGTAACCTCAGGAGCAGAGAGTGATGGAATAAATCTGACATGTGGATTGTCTGGGAATCACGACTTCATCTTCACCATGGTACCAATCGTCTATGGTTGCAACTTTATTATAGGCATTGTGGGAAACAGCATGGTTGTGGCTGTCATATACTGTTACATGAAACTCAAAACAGTGGCCCACATTTTTGTGCTCAACCTGGCCATTTCAGATCTCACCTTCCTCATCACCTTGCCTATGTGGGCCACGATGACTGCCACAGGCTACCAATGGCCCTTTGGAGCATTCCTGTGCAAAGCCGCTGCAGCTCTGGCCAGCTTTAACCTCTACACCAGCATCTTCTTCCTCACGGCACTCAGCATCGACCGCTACCTGGCCATAGTGCATCCTGTGAGTTCGCGGCGGTTCCGCACAGTGCTGTATGCTCGCATCACATGTGTGCTCATCTGGCTGTTTGCTCTGCTGCTCAGTGTGCCCATTGCCCTCACCAGAGACATTCACAACATTAACAACGGGAATCTGACGGTGTGTGCCATCTTGCACACCACCAAGGACAACGTGCAGAGCCTGGAGCAGGTGCTGCTGGCCAACAGCCTGATGAAGACCCTGCTGGGCTTTCTCATAcccttcatcatcatcatcacctgTTACTGCCTGATCGGTAGAGCTCTACTTGGGGCCAGGCACATCCAGAAGAGCTCCCAGTCCCGGGACGATGAGGTGCTGCGCATGCTAGCCGCCGCTGTCCTGGCCTTCTTTGTGTGCTGGGTGCCTCACCAGATATTCCACTTCATGCAGCTCCTGACCCAGCTTAAAAAGACCGACTGTCGCATACTGGAAATCATTGACACTGCCATGCCCTTTACCATCTGCATTGCCTACTTCAACAGTTGTGTTAATCCCATTGTGTACGGATTTGTTGGCCGTAACTTCCGTAAAAACCTGGTGCGTCTGCTGCACTGTGCACCCGCTAGTGTCCGTGGAGCTCACCCAAGCATCAGCTCCAAAATGAGTGCTCTGTCCTTCAGAGCCTCAGAGGCACTCAGTCTGACAGTCAAAAACAAGTCTTCTTCTGACATTAAATGA
- the cpb1 gene encoding carboxypeptidase B: protein MKFLLLLGLVAVALAENTHFEGDKVFRLKPVLEEHVSLIKELADSMEVDFWRPESPQLVTIDIDVDIRVPALYLDMVSTRLHQSDMEHEVLIEDLEEAVKRERDSGPTPRAHSYTRYNNWDTINSWMNSITSSNSDLISKMFIGNTYEGRPMNVLKIGRKTGSGKNAIFMDCGIHAREWISPAFCQWFVKEAVSTYGSDPQMTSLLDQMDVYVLPVINIDGYQYTHTSNRMWRKTRSRKSGTSCIGADPNRNFNAGWCTLGASSNPCSDTFCGYSPESEIEVKNVADFIRKNKGIIKAYLTIHSYSQLLLFPYSYTYELAADHSELMKVAEGASSALRSLYGTRYTSGPGATTIYPAAGGSDDWAYDLGVKYSYTFELRDTGRYGFLLPESQIQPTCEETMLAVKYIAAYVQKNIY, encoded by the exons ATGAAGTTCCTTTTGCTGCTTGGATTGGTGGCTGTGGCCCTGGCCGAGAACACTCACTTTGAGGG AGATAAAGTCTTCCGTCTGAAGCCTGTGCTTGAAGAGCATGTGAGCCTCATTAAAGAGCTGGCTGACAGCATGGAG gtggaCTTCTGGAGGCCCGAGAGCCCCCAGTTGGTGACCATTGACATCGATGTAGACATCCGTGTGCCCGCGCTTTACCTGGACATGGTCAGCACCAGACTGCACCAGAGCGACATGGAGCACGA GGTGCTCATTGAGGATCTGGAGGAGGCCGTGAAACGTGAGCGTGACAGTGGCCCTACCCCCAGAGCTCACAGTTACACCAGATACAACAACTGGGACACT ATCAACTCTTGGATGaactccatcacctcctccaaCTCCGATCTCATCAGCAAAATGTTCATTGGAAACACCTACGAGGGACGCCCCATGAATGTCCTCAAG ATTGGCAGGAAGACCGGCTCTGGAAAGAACGCGATCTTCATGGACTGTGGTATTCATGCCAGAGAGTGGATCTCCCCTGCATTCTGCCAGTGGTTTGTTAAGGAG GCTGTGTCCACTTATGGCAGCGACCCTCAGATGACCAGCCTGCTCGACCAGATGGATGTGTACGTCCTGCCTGTCATCAACATCGATGGATATCAATACACCCACACGAGC AACAGGATGTGGAGAAAGACCCGCTCTAGGAAGTCTGGAACAAGCTGCATTGGAGCTGATCCCAACAGAAACTTCAACGCCGGCTGGTGCA CCCTGGGAGCTTCCAGCAACCCCTGCAGCGACACCTTCTGCGGCTACTCCCCTGAGTCCGAGATCGAGGTGAAGAACGTGGCCGACTTCATCCGCAAAAACAAAGGCATCATCAAGGCCTACCTCACCATCCACTCCTACTCCCAGCTGCTGCTCTTCCCTTACTCCTACACCTACGAGCTGGCCGCAGATCACAGCGAGCTG ATGAAGGTGGCTGAGGGTGCTTCCAGTGCTCTGCGTAGCCTGTACGGGACCCGCTACACCAGTGGCCCTGGTGCTACAACTATCT ACCCTGCTGCTGGTGGCTCTGATGACTGGGCCTATGACCTGGGGGTGAAGTATTCCTACACCTTCGAGCTGCGCGATACCGGCCGCTACGGCTTCCTGCTGCCCGAGTCTCAGATCCAGCCCACATGTGAGGAGACCATGCTGGCCGTCAAGTACATCGCCGCCTATGTGCAGAAGAACATCTActaa